From Lolium perenne isolate Kyuss_39 chromosome 5, Kyuss_2.0, whole genome shotgun sequence, a single genomic window includes:
- the LOC127304554 gene encoding uncharacterized protein, with protein MEAGGLISEACWTMFDFLQQGEESDIMAQLLGTFPSHEEEGQQDLPWYQASHQPYYDCNPNTSACSESNTSSLAIPSQSMGYYLGDSGETLGISSCIAPDGLNLVQEQGPTEYMNMIPNISHDLYGNGELSCEDLDSVGATNKRKHSTEEEIDGQARGRKCTRKAEPKRSKKARQNEASCCTSDNDSNASQAESAEADGVRPKGKARAGRGAATDPQSLYARKRRERINERLKTLQTLVPNGTKVDMSTMLEEAVQYVKFLQLQIKVLSSDDMWMYAPIAYNGMNIGLDLNL; from the exons ATGGAGGCTGGAGGACTGATTTCTGAGGCTTGCTGGACCATGTTTGACTTCCTGCAGCAGGGCGAGGAGTCTGATATCATGGCACAGCTCCTTGGCACCTTCCCCTCCCATgaagaggaaggccagcaggatcTGCCTTGGTATCAGGCTTCCCATCAGCCGTACTATGATTGTAATCCTAACACAAGTGCATGTAGTGAAAGCAACACTAGTAGCCTTGCCATTCCATCCCAGAGTATGGGCTACTATTTGGGTGACTCCGGTGAGACCCTCGGCATCAGCTCCTGCATCGCACCAGATGGCCTCAACTTGGTCCAGGAGCAAGGTCCAACTGAGTATATGAACATGATCCCAAACATCTCCCATGATTTGTATGGGAATGGAGAGTTGAGCTGCGAGGATCTTGATTCGGTCGGCGCTACTAACAAGAGAAAGCACTCGACTGAAGAAGAGATCGACGGCCAAGCAAGA GGTCGGAAATGCACAAGAAAGGCTGAACCGAAGCGATCAAAGAAGGCTAGACAAAACGAAGCGAGCTGCTGCACCTCTGACAATGACTCGAATGCTTCTCAAGCAGAGTCAGCAGAAGCTGACGGTGTTAGACCGAAAGGAAAGGCCCGGGCTGGCCGTGGAGCCGCAACTGACCCCCAGAGCCTCTATGCAAGG AAAAGAAGGGAGAGGATCAATGAGAGGCTGAAAACACTGCAGACCCTTGTGCCCAACGGAACCAAGGTAGATATGAGCACCATGCTGGAGGAGGCAGTTCAGTATGTCAAGTTTCTGCAGCTTCAGATCAAG GTCCTGAGCTCCGATGATATGTGGATGTACGCGCCGATTGCGTACAACGGGATGAACATTGGACTTGATCTGAACTTGTAG